A single window of Montipora capricornis isolate CH-2021 chromosome 14, ASM3666992v2, whole genome shotgun sequence DNA harbors:
- the LOC138033249 gene encoding uncharacterized protein, producing MEQREGETVAQFVTRLRQVVKDCDYVDQADNQIRDQVVQRCMSHDLRQKLLEKGDTLTLEVLLKTAGSFEAVQAQLENMNSKSTTVNQVRDSSANKHHHKGKKTSGEPGNKTCYRCGNKGHFGRDPECHAKGKTCRSCGGADHFSSQCRTKEHKRRGDKKPKEMRKVRYMQAENDDLTKVYKLFQFHRLKYCVS from the coding sequence ATGGAACAACGAGAGGGTGAAACGGTGGCTCAGTTCGTGACCAGGTTACGACAAGTTGTGAAAGATTGTGATTACGTTGATCAGGCGGATAATCAAATTCGAGATCAAGTTGTTCAGCGGTGTATGTCCCATGATTTAAGGCAGAAATTGCTTGAGAAAGGTGACACTTTAACCCTAGAAGTTCTACTTAAAACTGCAGGATCATTTGAGGCTGTGCAAGCTCAACTGGAGAATATGAACAGTAAAAGCACTACTGTGAATCAAGTTCGTGACTCAAGCGCAAACAAGCATCATCATAAAGGGAAGAAGACATCGGGTGAGCCTGGAAACAAAACGTGTTACCGATGCGGCAACAAAGGACATTTCGGACGAGACCCGGAATGCCATGCGAAAGGAAAAACCTGCAGGTCATGTGGTGGTGCTGATCATTTCTCATCGCAATGCAGAACAAAGGAACATAAACGTAGAGGCGATAAGAAGCCAAAAGAGATGAGGAAAGTGAGATACATGCAGGCAGAAAATGATGACCTTACCAAAGTTTACAAACTATTTCAGTTCCATCGGCTGAAGTACTGCGTTTCATGA